A part of Planctomycetia bacterium genomic DNA contains:
- a CDS encoding alginate export family protein, with the protein MSVSASRIVCYLSGLLLGFAGFVSVLAEDGTKPVTPSKPETSPAISFDCQSDGCRNCCAFDFSKTPPIWPAPRTGNFPNPPKGPGYYSLLDQIRGEYRENPPKYGYPPFALMQYSFFNADFRYLDDPKNTSFDYCDPIKRMHLGNNWLFSTGGQVWNRYMNEDNSRLTHTDNNYDLFRVRAYGDLWYQDKFRLYAEFISAHIFDPDLPQLPIDANGADFQNLFIDLKIAELDGNSVYLRVGRQELLYGSQRLISTLDWANTRRTFQGVSALYQSEKWDLSAFWVQPVLPDKEKFDSVDNNQNFAGLWATHRPEKGQSIDLYYLFLDNTNEVTQLNMTRAPYNVHTMGSRYFGDKDNVLWDVEAALQLGKRGEGQIVAGMATAGAGYHFSNLLFNPTFWVYYDYATGDSNPNEGSYTTFNQLFPFGHYYLGWADLVGRQNIQDLNAHLYLYPTNWITLWLQYHHFRLAASQDALYNAAGLAIRRDPSGNAGSEVGNEFDLVLNFHLTKHSDLMFGYSKLYGGSFLEETSSAEKAVNSDMLFLLYSYRW; encoded by the coding sequence ATGTCTGTTTCGGCTTCCCGTATTGTTTGTTATCTTTCTGGCTTATTACTTGGATTTGCTGGATTTGTCTCTGTTCTAGCTGAAGATGGAACGAAGCCAGTAACACCGTCGAAACCCGAAACATCTCCTGCTATTTCGTTCGATTGCCAGTCCGATGGTTGTAGGAATTGCTGCGCGTTCGATTTTTCAAAAACACCACCCATTTGGCCAGCTCCACGAACTGGTAACTTTCCGAATCCACCCAAAGGGCCTGGCTATTATTCGCTGTTAGACCAGATCCGAGGTGAGTACAGGGAAAATCCACCTAAGTATGGTTACCCTCCTTTTGCTTTGATGCAGTACAGTTTTTTCAACGCTGATTTTCGATATCTTGATGATCCGAAGAACACTTCGTTTGATTATTGCGATCCCATCAAGCGAATGCATCTGGGTAACAACTGGCTCTTCTCAACAGGCGGACAGGTCTGGAACCGGTACATGAATGAAGACAACAGCCGACTGACTCATACTGACAATAACTACGATCTGTTCCGCGTTCGAGCTTATGGTGATCTCTGGTATCAGGATAAATTCCGGTTGTATGCCGAATTCATCAGCGCTCACATATTCGATCCTGATTTGCCTCAACTGCCTATTGATGCGAATGGTGCTGATTTTCAGAACCTGTTTATTGATCTGAAAATTGCTGAACTCGATGGTAATTCAGTATATCTTCGTGTTGGTCGTCAGGAATTGCTGTATGGTTCTCAGCGACTCATCTCGACACTCGACTGGGCAAATACTCGCCGCACCTTTCAAGGTGTATCAGCACTGTATCAAAGTGAAAAGTGGGATCTGTCCGCTTTCTGGGTTCAGCCTGTATTGCCAGACAAAGAAAAGTTCGATTCTGTGGATAACAATCAGAACTTTGCAGGCTTGTGGGCAACACATCGGCCTGAAAAAGGACAGTCCATCGATCTGTACTATCTGTTCCTTGACAATACCAATGAAGTGACTCAACTCAATATGACGCGTGCTCCATACAACGTGCACACAATGGGAAGTCGTTACTTTGGCGACAAGGATAATGTGCTTTGGGATGTGGAAGCTGCGTTGCAGTTAGGTAAACGTGGTGAAGGTCAGATTGTCGCAGGCATGGCAACAGCAGGTGCCGGGTATCATTTCTCCAATCTGCTCTTCAACCCTACCTTCTGGGTTTATTACGATTATGCAACAGGAGACAGCAATCCTAACGAGGGTAGCTACACCACATTCAACCAGCTGTTTCCATTCGGGCATTATTATCTGGGATGGGCTGACCTGGTTGGCAGGCAGAATATCCAGGATCTTAATGCCCATCTGTATCTCTATCCAACGAATTGGATAACACTTTGGCTGCAGTACCATCACTTCCGTTTGGCAGCAAGTCAGGATGCACTCTACAACGCTGCTGGACTGGCAATCCGTCGCGATCCATCGGGTAACGCCGGCTCAGAGGTAGGAAATGAGTTTGATCTTGTCCTCAACTTTCACTTAACCAAACACTCAGATCTGATGTTTGGCTATAGCAAGCTGTATGGAGGCTCTTTTCTCGAAGAGACATCTTCAGCGGAAAAAGCTGTCAATTCAGACATGCTCTTTCTGCTCTACAGTTACCGCTGGTAG
- a CDS encoding sugar ABC transporter ATP-binding protein, producing the protein MSRLELQQLSKRFGSQLALRNVSLTVELGEVHALVGENGAGKSTLVKILSGAIRRDSGDILLDGKVFNPQNPLQARRAGVAMVYQELALAPHLSIEDNLMLGMEQHSLGWLMLGEQREKVQRALSILDHAELDPSMKTGSLSPGLKQVVEIARAIANDARLIIFDEPTSSLTQNDTQKLFALIDKLKKQGTSIIYISHFLEEVQRVADRYTVLRNGESVTSGEVSSTPSRVMIEQMIGRPAGELYPRVPHQLGKTLLEVDELQGQNLPLQISFHLQQGEIMGIFGLVGAGRTETLRALAGLDRSTARTLFWKNESLLNRNASSRLQKGVGLLSEDRKTEGLSTTQSLEENLTLSRLEPYLTAGWLNWQERTEATEHWLTQFNVRHRQTTQSAAELSGGNQQKLALARLFHQGAELILLDEPTKGVDIGSKQEIYRLIGEQAALGKSFIVVSSYLPELLGICDTLAVMVRGKLCNKKPIQDWTAQEMMAMATATT; encoded by the coding sequence ATGTCACGATTGGAACTGCAACAACTTTCCAAGCGGTTCGGCAGCCAGTTAGCGCTGCGAAATGTTTCGCTGACTGTTGAGCTTGGAGAAGTGCATGCCCTGGTGGGTGAAAACGGTGCCGGAAAATCTACCCTGGTGAAAATTCTGTCCGGCGCGATCAGGCGTGATTCAGGCGACATCCTACTCGATGGAAAGGTGTTCAATCCACAGAACCCCCTGCAAGCCCGTCGAGCCGGCGTGGCTATGGTATACCAGGAATTAGCCCTGGCACCACATCTATCAATAGAAGACAACCTCATGCTCGGCATGGAACAGCACAGCCTGGGCTGGCTCATGCTGGGAGAGCAGAGAGAAAAGGTCCAACGAGCATTAAGCATACTTGATCATGCAGAACTTGATCCATCCATGAAGACAGGTAGTCTTTCGCCTGGCTTAAAGCAAGTAGTTGAAATCGCCCGGGCCATTGCCAACGATGCCAGGCTTATTATTTTCGATGAACCCACCAGCTCACTCACTCAAAACGATACTCAGAAACTTTTTGCACTCATCGACAAATTGAAGAAGCAGGGTACCAGCATTATCTACATCAGCCATTTTCTGGAAGAGGTACAGCGCGTGGCTGATCGTTACACGGTGCTCAGAAATGGCGAAAGTGTTACCAGTGGTGAGGTCAGTTCTACTCCCTCACGCGTCATGATTGAACAGATGATAGGAAGGCCTGCAGGGGAACTTTATCCACGTGTGCCTCATCAACTGGGAAAAACTTTGCTCGAAGTTGATGAATTGCAGGGGCAAAACCTGCCTCTGCAGATCAGCTTCCATTTACAGCAGGGCGAAATCATGGGGATTTTCGGCCTGGTGGGTGCAGGTCGTACCGAGACATTGCGTGCTCTTGCCGGGCTGGATCGGTCAACAGCCCGTACATTGTTTTGGAAGAACGAATCGCTGCTGAACCGAAATGCTTCATCCCGACTGCAGAAAGGCGTTGGTCTGTTGAGTGAAGACCGCAAAACCGAAGGACTCTCTACGACTCAAAGCCTCGAAGAAAACCTGACTCTGAGCCGACTGGAACCCTATCTCACAGCTGGCTGGCTCAATTGGCAAGAGCGAACCGAAGCAACAGAACACTGGCTGACACAGTTCAACGTTCGACATCGTCAAACCACCCAGTCTGCAGCAGAACTCAGTGGTGGCAACCAGCAGAAACTGGCACTGGCTCGCCTTTTTCACCAGGGAGCAGAGCTGATTCTGCTCGATGAACCTACCAAAGGTGTGGATATCGGCAGCAAGCAGGAAATCTATCGCCTCATTGGTGAGCAGGCTGCGCTGGGCAAATCTTTTATTGTGGTCAGCAGTTATCTGCCTGAACTTTTGGGAATCTGCGATACATTGGCAGTCATGGTGCGTGGCAAACTATGCAATAAAAAGCCCATACAGGATTGGACAGCACAGGAAATGATGGCCATGGCCACCGCAACTACCTGA
- a CDS encoding substrate-binding domain-containing protein — MLRTSLLLSLALVALGCSSKSSTSIVTKYRIGVVPKGTTHDHWKAVRAGALQAAQELGNIEILWDGPSREDERGRQQEIVERFTSTNSVNGIVLAPCDKTTLVEPVKAALAQNKYIVLIDSDLENKPEIQNNPYYLGYVATNNKQGGVEAGKRVLELIKGKPSARVMMIRYQRGSESTEQREAGFRETIQAAQAAGQKIELIEPQDEAGATVSSAQPVAERLLQKEQNLDVLFMPNESSTAGALAAMEALNLTDKIKLVGFDMSQTLISGMQTGKIQGLVLQDPFEMGYQSVKRIHDKLTGKPRTGDVVFYTGLAMLTKQNMEEPRLKNLYARQEQVVSGKK; from the coding sequence ATGCTGCGCACTTCCTTACTTTTGTCATTGGCACTTGTTGCCTTGGGTTGTTCATCGAAATCTTCTACTTCCATAGTAACCAAGTACCGTATTGGTGTAGTGCCCAAGGGAACCACCCACGATCACTGGAAAGCAGTTCGTGCCGGGGCATTGCAGGCGGCACAGGAACTGGGCAACATCGAAATCCTCTGGGATGGCCCTTCGCGTGAAGATGAACGAGGCAGACAGCAGGAAATCGTCGAACGGTTCACCAGCACCAATTCAGTCAACGGCATCGTCTTGGCTCCGTGTGACAAAACTACATTGGTCGAACCCGTAAAAGCCGCCTTGGCGCAGAACAAATACATCGTCCTGATCGATTCTGACTTGGAAAACAAACCCGAAATACAAAACAATCCCTATTACCTCGGGTATGTTGCCACCAATAACAAACAGGGTGGCGTGGAAGCAGGCAAACGGGTGCTGGAATTGATCAAAGGAAAACCATCCGCACGCGTCATGATGATCCGCTACCAGCGAGGTTCAGAAAGCACCGAACAGCGTGAAGCTGGCTTTCGCGAAACCATTCAGGCCGCCCAGGCTGCTGGTCAGAAGATTGAACTGATCGAGCCACAAGATGAAGCAGGCGCTACTGTCAGTTCCGCTCAGCCGGTCGCTGAAAGATTGTTGCAGAAGGAACAGAACCTGGATGTGCTCTTCATGCCCAATGAATCATCCACTGCCGGGGCCTTGGCAGCCATGGAGGCGCTAAACCTTACGGATAAGATCAAACTCGTTGGTTTCGACATGAGCCAGACGTTAATTTCTGGAATGCAGACGGGCAAGATTCAAGGCCTGGTGTTACAGGATCCCTTTGAAATGGGCTATCAGTCTGTGAAACGCATTCATGATAAGCTTACGGGCAAACCCCGCACCGGAGACGTGGTCTTTTACACGGGCCTGGCCATGCTGACTAAGCAGAACATGGAAGAACCCCGCCTGAAAAACCTGTACGCCCGTCAGGAACAAGTCGTCAGTGGAAAGAAATAG
- a CDS encoding SDR family NAD(P)-dependent oxidoreductase, producing the protein MHNYAGQVVLITGAAGAIGSQLAEQFAKRGASLGLMDLAIEPLQQIRDKLVQQYQQVKVSLFACDITSRQTMHAAIKQLETELGPTNVIIANAGVALNNPIKNFSADIFEKQIAVNLIGMANTLEPILPGLIERKQGHIVALSSLASYRGLPHMAGYCASKAGVSAFLDSLRVELKPYGIHCTTICPSYIRSQMNAMLGVPTPGILSPEDAVNRMMPAIEKKKPYFAFPFGNYALLVMSRLMPTWMGDYLTRLNVKVEY; encoded by the coding sequence ATGCACAACTATGCTGGGCAAGTGGTGTTAATCACGGGCGCTGCTGGTGCCATTGGCAGTCAACTGGCAGAACAGTTTGCCAAGCGCGGAGCATCTTTAGGGTTGATGGACCTCGCAATTGAGCCTTTACAGCAAATCCGCGATAAACTTGTTCAACAATATCAACAAGTCAAAGTAAGCCTGTTTGCGTGTGATATCACTTCAAGACAGACCATGCATGCAGCTATCAAGCAGCTTGAAACCGAACTAGGGCCAACGAACGTTATTATTGCCAATGCAGGAGTTGCACTGAACAATCCCATCAAGAATTTCAGTGCTGACATATTTGAGAAGCAGATAGCAGTGAATCTCATCGGTATGGCCAATACACTGGAACCTATTCTGCCTGGGCTGATTGAAAGAAAACAGGGACACATTGTTGCCCTCTCCAGTCTGGCCAGTTATCGGGGTTTGCCTCACATGGCAGGGTATTGTGCCAGCAAGGCTGGTGTCAGTGCGTTTCTTGACAGTCTGCGTGTTGAGTTGAAGCCTTACGGCATTCACTGTACCACCATCTGCCCGAGTTATATCCGATCGCAAATGAATGCCATGCTGGGTGTGCCAACGCCTGGCATTCTTTCTCCGGAAGACGCAGTCAATCGAATGATGCCTGCAATTGAAAAGAAGAAGCCTTACTTCGCGTTTCCATTCGGCAACTATGCACTACTGGTGATGAGTCGACTGATGCCTACCTGGATGGGTGATTACCTCACTAGGTTGAACGTCAAAGTTGAATATTGA
- a CDS encoding PSD1 domain-containing protein, which translates to MIRNITSILSFLTFISLAWGDEPPVDFLRQIKPILSDKCFQCHGPDDQHRKAGLRLDVESQAKGKRKNRIAIVPHDLKRSTLLQRIESEDREDRMPPPDSGKQLTEAEIQLLKRWISQGAHWGDHWAYVPPKKADKLVTIDGYLIARLQREKLTQSQPADTVTLMRRLHFDLIGLPPTPYEVNRYRPAMYEQMVDRLLERPEYGERLASYWLDLVRYADTVGYHGDQDHHATPYRDYVIDSFNRNVPFDRFTQEQLAGDLLPNSGMDEKIATCYNRLLQTSHEGGVQPKEYLAIYAAARVRNVSTVWMGATLGCAQCHNHKFDPYTIKDFYSFAAFFADVDEEKHLRGGGSDTVPTKRPPEIIVHTRLQRERLAALEEVIRTNEREFKNATPEARTQLERQIRQARSDKLQLEKNSRKVMVTQAVTPRITRILPRGNWLDDSGPVVEPAVPEFLGKLSVTARRANRLDLARWLTDEKQGIGGLTARVFVNRLWALFFGQGLCRSLEDFGNQGYAPDHPELLDHLANDFIESGWNVKKLIKQIVMSKTYQQSSNYRLELKDRDPENRLLARQSKFRLPGEMVRDNALLVSGLLVLEREGKSIKPYQPAGYYRHLNFPKREYHPDLNQQQFRRGVYVHWQRQFLHPMMKAFDAPSREECTVQRQRSNTPQAALVLLNDPTFLEAARHFAQKIMSHEQPDNKSRIQHAFNKALNRQPDDAEQAILLDMLTHSRNAYRTNPEAARKLITVGLTKPDATFDPVELASWMMVSRAIFNLSEMVTRN; encoded by the coding sequence ATGATTCGCAACATTACCAGCATTTTATCTTTTCTGACCTTCATCTCACTTGCTTGGGGTGATGAACCACCGGTTGATTTCTTGCGGCAAATCAAACCGATTCTCTCGGACAAGTGTTTCCAGTGCCACGGCCCGGATGACCAACATCGTAAAGCTGGCTTAAGGCTTGATGTCGAAAGCCAGGCTAAAGGTAAACGCAAAAACCGAATAGCCATTGTTCCTCACGATCTGAAGCGAAGCACACTGCTCCAGAGAATTGAATCGGAAGACCGTGAAGATCGCATGCCACCACCAGATTCAGGCAAGCAACTGACCGAGGCTGAAATTCAATTACTGAAACGCTGGATCAGCCAGGGTGCTCACTGGGGGGATCATTGGGCCTATGTGCCACCCAAAAAGGCAGACAAACTGGTAACCATTGATGGCTACCTTATAGCCAGGCTTCAACGGGAAAAGTTGACCCAGTCGCAACCAGCCGACACGGTAACACTGATGCGACGGCTCCATTTCGACCTGATTGGTCTGCCACCAACTCCTTATGAAGTCAACCGTTATCGACCAGCAATGTATGAACAGATGGTTGATCGTTTGCTGGAACGTCCGGAATATGGTGAACGCCTCGCCAGCTACTGGCTTGATCTGGTCCGCTATGCAGACACCGTAGGTTACCATGGCGACCAGGATCATCATGCAACTCCCTATCGCGATTACGTTATTGACAGCTTCAACCGCAACGTACCGTTTGATCGTTTCACTCAAGAGCAGCTTGCTGGCGATTTGCTGCCCAATAGTGGCATGGATGAGAAAATTGCCACTTGTTACAACCGGTTGCTGCAGACTTCCCACGAAGGTGGCGTGCAGCCTAAGGAATACCTGGCAATCTACGCTGCTGCCCGTGTCCGCAATGTTTCCACAGTCTGGATGGGTGCTACGCTAGGCTGCGCTCAATGTCATAATCACAAGTTTGATCCCTACACCATCAAAGACTTCTACTCGTTTGCAGCATTCTTTGCCGATGTGGATGAAGAAAAGCACTTGCGAGGGGGAGGCAGTGACACAGTACCGACAAAACGCCCTCCTGAAATCATTGTTCATACCCGGTTACAACGAGAACGTCTTGCAGCATTGGAAGAAGTCATCCGCACCAATGAGAGAGAATTCAAGAATGCTACACCAGAAGCCAGAACCCAACTGGAGAGACAAATACGCCAGGCACGTTCCGATAAACTGCAACTGGAGAAAAACAGTCGAAAAGTCATGGTGACTCAAGCGGTTACTCCGCGCATCACCCGCATCCTCCCGCGTGGTAACTGGCTCGATGACAGCGGTCCAGTAGTGGAACCTGCTGTGCCTGAGTTTCTAGGTAAACTTTCCGTCACGGCTCGTCGTGCCAATCGGCTGGATTTAGCCCGCTGGCTAACCGATGAAAAGCAGGGTATCGGTGGGCTGACTGCACGTGTCTTTGTCAATCGTCTTTGGGCGCTTTTTTTCGGTCAGGGACTTTGCAGAAGTCTGGAAGATTTTGGCAATCAAGGTTATGCACCAGATCATCCTGAACTCCTCGATCACCTGGCAAACGATTTCATCGAGAGCGGTTGGAATGTCAAAAAGTTGATCAAACAGATTGTTATGAGCAAAACCTATCAGCAATCTTCTAACTACCGGCTTGAACTCAAGGATCGCGATCCAGAGAACAGGTTACTGGCCAGGCAAAGCAAGTTCCGCCTGCCCGGTGAAATGGTACGAGACAATGCTCTCTTAGTCAGTGGCTTGCTGGTTCTCGAACGGGAAGGAAAAAGTATCAAGCCCTATCAGCCGGCTGGTTACTATCGTCATCTGAATTTTCCCAAGCGAGAGTATCATCCCGATCTGAATCAACAACAATTTCGCCGAGGTGTCTATGTTCATTGGCAAAGGCAATTTCTCCACCCGATGATGAAAGCCTTTGATGCACCGAGCAGGGAAGAGTGTACGGTGCAACGGCAACGGTCGAACACCCCACAAGCAGCACTCGTTCTTCTGAACGACCCCACATTCCTCGAAGCAGCACGCCATTTTGCTCAGAAGATAATGTCTCACGAGCAACCCGATAACAAGTCGCGTATTCAACATGCTTTCAACAAGGCACTTAACCGGCAGCCAGACGATGCAGAGCAGGCCATTTTGCTGGACATGCTGACACACAGCAGAAACGCATACAGAACAAACCCTGAAGCAGCTCGAAAACTCATCACAGTGGGACTCACTAAGCCTGATGCAACGTTCGATCCAGTCGAACTGGCATCCTGGATGATGGTCAGTCGAGCCATTTTCAATCTCAGCGAAATGGTGACACGGAATTGA
- a CDS encoding DUF1501 domain-containing protein: protein MNPFSSITRRSFLARSGISVGALALGDLLHRDLFASERGLPGLPHHKPKAKRVIFLYMSGGPSHLETFDYKPELAKHDGKPMPASFTKGQPIAQLQGAELRAQGPLTRFAKYGKNGQWISSFLPWHATMADDITIIRSMVTDQINHDPAHTMMNTGTAISGRPSMGSWITYGLGSECDNLPGFIVMTSFAGRNPQPISQRMWGPGFLPSRYQGVEFNSVGEPVSYLKPPVGITSTQQKRLVDSIISLDQHRNKQAFDPEVETRIKAYEMAFKMQTAVPELMDISKEPASVLEKYGATPGDGSFASNCLLARRLAERGVRFIQLYHRDWDHHGDLVRYMNICCNATDKPTYALLQDLKQRGMLDDTLIIWGGEFGRTPMYQGKGGVGRDHHIKGFSMWLAGGGIKPGISYGNTDELGYHAVENPVHVRDLHATVLHQLGIDHNRLSVKYQGLDMKLTGVEPARVVKEILL from the coding sequence ATGAACCCCTTTTCTTCCATCACACGCCGCTCATTTCTGGCCCGCAGTGGCATCAGCGTCGGCGCTCTTGCGCTGGGTGATTTGCTACACCGAGATTTGTTCGCCAGTGAACGTGGCTTGCCTGGGTTGCCTCATCATAAACCCAAAGCAAAGCGGGTGATTTTCCTCTACATGTCTGGCGGGCCAAGCCATCTGGAAACTTTTGACTACAAACCAGAGCTGGCCAAACACGATGGCAAACCGATGCCCGCTTCATTCACCAAAGGCCAGCCTATTGCCCAATTACAGGGTGCAGAACTCAGGGCTCAGGGGCCACTCACTCGTTTCGCTAAGTATGGCAAGAACGGCCAGTGGATCAGTTCCTTTCTACCCTGGCATGCCACCATGGCTGATGACATTACGATCATCCGCTCGATGGTCACCGATCAGATCAATCACGACCCGGCCCACACCATGATGAACACCGGCACCGCCATCAGTGGCAGGCCTTCGATGGGTTCGTGGATCACCTATGGCTTGGGCAGCGAATGCGACAACCTGCCCGGGTTCATCGTCATGACGAGTTTTGCAGGCCGGAATCCACAGCCTATCTCGCAGCGCATGTGGGGGCCTGGATTTTTGCCAAGCCGATATCAGGGTGTCGAATTCAATTCTGTAGGAGAGCCGGTTTCCTACCTCAAACCACCGGTAGGAATTACTTCCACTCAACAGAAGAGATTGGTGGATTCCATTATTTCACTCGACCAGCATCGCAATAAGCAGGCATTCGACCCTGAAGTGGAGACACGTATCAAAGCATACGAGATGGCGTTTAAAATGCAGACCGCGGTTCCCGAACTCATGGACATCTCCAAAGAACCAGCCAGTGTTCTGGAAAAGTACGGAGCCACACCGGGTGACGGGTCATTTGCTTCCAACTGTCTGCTGGCACGTCGGCTCGCTGAACGAGGTGTGCGTTTTATTCAACTGTATCATCGCGACTGGGATCACCACGGCGACCTGGTGCGCTACATGAACATCTGCTGTAATGCGACAGACAAGCCCACGTATGCGTTGCTCCAGGATTTGAAACAGCGAGGCATGTTGGACGATACCTTGATCATCTGGGGCGGTGAGTTTGGCCGTACGCCGATGTACCAGGGTAAAGGCGGTGTAGGACGTGATCACCACATCAAAGGATTTTCCATGTGGCTGGCAGGCGGAGGCATCAAGCCCGGCATCAGTTATGGCAACACTGATGAACTCGGATATCACGCTGTCGAGAATCCAGTCCATGTCCGCGATCTGCACGCTACTGTGCTGCATCAACTAGGAATCGACCATAATCGGCTTTCAGTGAAATATCAGGGGCTGGACATGAAGTTGACGGGAGTGGAACCGGCACGGGTGGTGAAAGAGATTCTGCTGTGA
- a CDS encoding AMP-binding protein encodes MINPSYTHGAYSSPLLGMTIGEQLESVVQQFPDRDALVVCSQNFRATYAKLWELINDCARGLLAMGVRPGDRVGIWSPNCYEWVAVQYATARVGAILVNVNPAYQAPELEFVLQQAGISVLIHAAGFKHSNYLSIIETVRPRCDALQHILFLNQDWETLLATGKTVPEKDLEMRASMLQFDDPINIQYTSGTTGHPKGATLTHHNILNNAWFVGESLAYSERDRVCVPVPFYHCFGMVLGNLACLARGACVVVPAEAFAAKPTLQAVQQERCTSLYGVPTMFRCLLEEPGFESYDVSSLRTGVMAGAPCPIELMCDVISKLHMPEVAIGYGMTETSPISTMSLRDDPVERRVSTVGKVHPHVEICIRDACTAQVLPRNTPGELCTRGYSVMSGYWDNLEATTASIDSAGWMRTGDLAVMDEDGYLKIVGRIKDMIIRGGENIYPAEIEAVLHTHPDVSEAHIVGVPSTKYGEEVMAWIRLRPDASLTRTDLINYCQPRLSAFKIPKYWQFTDSFPMTVTGKVQKFHLREMGARLLEKAEELFSNIN; translated from the coding sequence ATGATCAATCCATCCTATACGCACGGTGCCTACTCATCGCCATTGTTGGGTATGACTATTGGCGAACAGTTAGAAAGTGTTGTACAGCAGTTTCCAGACAGAGACGCACTTGTTGTTTGCTCCCAAAACTTTCGGGCGACATATGCAAAGCTTTGGGAACTGATCAATGATTGTGCCAGGGGACTCTTGGCGATGGGTGTAAGGCCAGGAGACCGTGTAGGCATCTGGTCACCCAATTGTTATGAATGGGTTGCGGTTCAGTATGCCACAGCACGTGTTGGTGCCATTCTGGTTAATGTCAACCCGGCATACCAGGCTCCGGAATTGGAATTTGTCCTCCAGCAGGCTGGTATATCCGTCCTCATTCATGCTGCTGGCTTCAAGCACAGCAATTACTTGAGCATCATTGAAACCGTTCGGCCACGTTGTGATGCGTTGCAACATATTCTGTTTCTAAATCAAGATTGGGAAACACTATTGGCAACAGGCAAAACAGTTCCGGAAAAAGATCTGGAAATGCGAGCGAGCATGCTCCAGTTTGATGACCCCATCAACATCCAATACACTTCAGGAACCACCGGGCATCCCAAGGGGGCAACGCTTACACATCATAACATTCTCAACAATGCCTGGTTTGTAGGAGAATCCCTTGCCTATTCGGAACGGGACCGTGTCTGCGTACCGGTACCTTTTTATCATTGTTTCGGAATGGTACTGGGAAATCTCGCGTGTCTGGCTCGTGGAGCCTGTGTGGTCGTGCCTGCTGAAGCATTTGCAGCCAAACCCACCTTGCAGGCAGTACAGCAGGAGCGATGTACTTCACTCTATGGAGTACCGACCATGTTCCGCTGCCTGCTGGAGGAGCCAGGGTTTGAATCCTACGATGTTTCTTCGTTACGAACCGGTGTGATGGCAGGAGCACCCTGCCCGATTGAATTGATGTGCGATGTTATTTCCAAGCTGCACATGCCTGAGGTTGCTATTGGATATGGCATGACGGAAACTTCTCCCATCTCAACCATGTCGCTAAGAGATGATCCAGTTGAACGTCGTGTCAGCACAGTAGGTAAAGTACATCCACATGTGGAAATCTGCATCCGTGATGCATGTACAGCCCAGGTTCTACCGCGCAATACGCCTGGCGAACTCTGCACCCGAGGCTACAGTGTCATGTCAGGCTACTGGGATAATCTCGAAGCAACCACAGCCAGCATTGATTCGGCAGGCTGGATGCGTACCGGCGATCTTGCTGTCATGGATGAAGATGGATATCTGAAAATTGTCGGAAGAATCAAAGACATGATCATTCGTGGCGGCGAGAATATTTATCCTGCAGAAATTGAAGCTGTATTGCATACACATCCTGATGTGAGTGAAGCGCACATCGTCGGTGTTCCCAGCACAAAATATGGTGAAGAGGTGATGGCATGGATTCGATTACGGCCTGATGCATCGCTGACCAGAACCGACCTCATCAACTATTGTCAGCCTCGTCTCAGTGCATTCAAAATACCCAAATACTGGCAATTTACCGACAGTTTTCCCATGACGGTAACCGGCAAAGTTCAGAAATTTCATTTACGCGAGATGGGAGCCAGACTGCTGGAGAAGGCGGAGGAACTATTCAGTAATATCAACTAA